The following coding sequences are from one Leptospira mayottensis 200901116 window:
- a CDS encoding glycosyltransferase — translation MPQFSLILPTYNEKENLILLLPKLIALFKSKKIDYEIIIVDDDSPDLTWKWFQNKEKEFPSVRLIRRIHEKGLSSAVLTGMASSQGEYLCVMDADLQHDENILPEMIIKLSFSDIVIGSRRVENGNYGEMSSVRRLISYSATLLAKLLLPLPTTDPMSGFFAMRREVFETTKSKINPRGFKILLEFLGRTKDLKVSEVGYSFRKRNHGETKLSSSVIKQYLIALFELRFGSFVSIEFIKYGITGFSGVFVNLGGQYLYNNVLAINVVEQIQSAISLPSGAIVFGFELSVLTNYFLNNIWTFSDRKNVGFLDNTIGFLKFNVISLLGFLIQFSTWFFLVKYFQIYYPDFLPYWLTYMGNIVGILLATATNYFLNRNFTWKS, via the coding sequence ATGCCTCAATTTTCCCTGATCTTGCCTACTTATAATGAAAAGGAAAACTTGATCCTCCTTCTTCCTAAATTGATCGCTTTGTTCAAATCGAAAAAAATAGATTATGAAATCATCATCGTCGACGATGATTCTCCCGATTTGACTTGGAAATGGTTTCAAAATAAGGAAAAGGAATTTCCTTCCGTTCGATTGATTCGTAGAATCCATGAAAAAGGATTGAGCTCAGCGGTTCTCACTGGTATGGCTTCTTCTCAAGGAGAATATTTGTGCGTAATGGATGCTGATCTTCAACACGATGAAAACATTCTTCCCGAAATGATCATTAAGTTGTCCTTCTCCGATATCGTAATCGGATCACGTCGAGTGGAAAACGGTAATTATGGGGAAATGTCGTCGGTTCGAAGATTGATTAGTTATTCGGCTACATTGCTCGCTAAGTTATTACTGCCTCTTCCTACCACGGATCCTATGAGCGGCTTTTTTGCGATGCGTAGGGAAGTTTTTGAAACTACAAAATCCAAAATCAATCCGAGAGGTTTTAAGATCCTTTTGGAATTTTTAGGTAGAACCAAGGATTTGAAGGTCAGCGAAGTGGGATATTCCTTCCGGAAAAGAAATCACGGAGAAACGAAACTTTCCAGTTCTGTGATAAAACAATATTTGATCGCGTTATTCGAACTTAGATTTGGTTCCTTTGTCTCGATCGAATTCATCAAGTACGGAATCACCGGCTTTTCTGGCGTTTTTGTAAATTTGGGGGGACAATATTTATATAACAACGTTTTGGCGATCAACGTGGTGGAGCAAATTCAATCCGCGATTTCTCTACCCTCCGGCGCCATCGTCTTCGGTTTCGAATTGAGCGTATTAACCAATTATTTTTTGAACAACATTTGGACTTTTTCTGATCGTAAGAATGTCGGCTTTTTGGATAATACGATCGGATTCTTAAAATTCAATGTAATCAGTCTTTTGGGTTTTTTGATTCAATTTTCAACCTGGTTTTTTTTGGTAAAATATTTCCAGATCTACTACCCTGATTTTTTACCCTATTGGCTTACATATATGGGAAATATTGTCGGAATCCTACTTGCTACCGCGACTAATTATTTTTTGAATCGTAATTTTACATGGAAGTCTTAG
- a CDS encoding LA_3751/LA_3752 family putative glycosyltransferase, which translates to MKLYLLFLLSCLILFFGVKTDFEVTYGDSGFMWIQVMDLIQSDFRTFSFYYSGSSFDPKGEWLPFQAPFLGIHDLQYYIDFPPYFPLVVSVGRVLFGSNLGIYLIQVLFLSGSIYFLYLLFSEFTRRRWLSVSFVYLYLFGTTVFTYNLVIHEYSIALFFLYGGIYFYHQSIKTKKNTNFIYSSLLFGLSLYFRLEFIFIIFPLSALSFLLRQEIRKQIFFYWAPVFLTILASLLVLNTYIHGHPLGLRYILTMDNPVTIALSRSDIIYDLLFGKERGYFFQSSYLALIIFFSILVTVYKGSYKDVLSLELLYLSVSIFSIFLILATAPNHGDHISPRYLFGTYPLLFVLGLILVESFLDSKKSVTYYATSVLVVISILFSVKQWFYAVQFIRTSDKNVRTMMDYFRSENKRYLVFTDTNIPKNIQSLMYEKTILYVSEKKLVSDFLAKSAFKIDPSQILIVRLLTTALPVDEKGCISGYRFCKLESSLPYVEVYSYR; encoded by the coding sequence ATGAAGTTATATCTGTTGTTCTTATTGAGTTGTTTGATTTTATTTTTCGGGGTTAAGACAGATTTTGAAGTAACCTACGGCGACTCCGGTTTTATGTGGATTCAGGTTATGGATCTGATCCAATCTGATTTTCGGACTTTTTCATTTTATTATTCTGGAAGCTCCTTCGATCCCAAAGGGGAATGGCTTCCCTTTCAAGCGCCTTTTTTAGGAATTCATGATTTACAGTACTATATAGATTTTCCGCCTTATTTTCCTTTAGTCGTTTCCGTTGGTAGGGTACTGTTCGGGTCGAATTTAGGAATTTATTTAATCCAAGTTTTATTTCTTTCTGGTTCGATTTATTTTCTGTATCTTTTATTTTCCGAATTTACCCGTAGAAGATGGCTTAGCGTTTCTTTTGTTTATCTGTATTTATTCGGGACGACTGTGTTTACGTATAATCTAGTCATTCACGAATATTCGATCGCTTTGTTTTTTTTATACGGGGGAATTTATTTTTATCATCAATCCATAAAGACGAAAAAAAATACGAACTTCATATATTCTTCTCTTTTATTCGGGCTTTCCCTTTATTTTCGTTTAGAATTTATCTTTATAATTTTTCCGTTGTCTGCTTTGAGTTTTTTATTACGACAGGAGATTCGAAAGCAGATATTTTTTTATTGGGCCCCCGTGTTTTTGACAATACTCGCTTCCTTATTGGTCTTGAATACTTACATTCACGGTCATCCACTCGGCTTGCGTTATATACTTACGATGGATAATCCGGTGACCATCGCTCTTTCAAGATCGGATATTATTTATGATTTGTTATTCGGTAAAGAAAGGGGATATTTTTTTCAATCTTCTTATTTGGCATTGATAATTTTTTTCTCCATTCTTGTCACAGTATATAAGGGATCGTATAAAGACGTTTTGTCTTTGGAATTGTTGTACCTTTCGGTTTCCATATTTTCGATCTTTCTTATATTAGCAACTGCCCCCAATCACGGAGATCATATTTCTCCTCGGTATCTTTTCGGAACGTATCCGTTACTGTTTGTACTTGGTCTTATCTTGGTAGAATCCTTTCTCGATTCTAAAAAGTCCGTCACTTATTACGCGACGTCGGTTCTTGTCGTTATTTCGATTTTGTTTTCCGTTAAACAATGGTTCTATGCGGTTCAATTTATACGTACTTCCGATAAAAATGTAAGAACCATGATGGATTATTTCCGATCGGAAAATAAAAGATATTTGGTTTTCACGGATACGAACATTCCCAAAAACATACAGTCCTTGATGTATGAAAAAACGATACTATACGTTTCCGAAAAAAAACTAGTTTCTGATTTTTTGGCGAAAAGCGCTTTTAAAATTGATCCGAGTCAGATTCTAATTGTTCGACTTTTGACAACCGCCTTACCGGTTGACGAGAAAGGATGTATTTCCGGTTATAGGTTTTGTAAGTTGGAGTCCTCGCTTCCTTATGTCGAGGTTTATTCTTATCGATAA
- a CDS encoding DUF5777 family beta-barrel protein → MNFKINSFLILLFLPLFALSAQEQKKSAFLGSSLIHMPSTEDVGKNGLDFRFNHRFGNAKSASYDFLGLDNGANTQLSLDYGLTNRITIGIARTSFQKTYEARGKIRLITQNSNFPVTVSFFGVFGQETAKQNIFYGPYLKISSGYPTVDSEANKRLNTYELNYSDRQSTLVSFLISRRFSDFFSLQLSPMFVHRNFVKEHLSNDRTGLDVSFRIHLFKRLDFTFGTIFSPKRDYIGYSYSEESRKTKINGVEYSASEINDLIANGKTLDAIINNILFSKPVEYMSVPLSFGIDFETGGHVFQLFVTNSRSIAHTQLLRGADYDYYKKEWTLGFNIHRYFSLQDSDN, encoded by the coding sequence ATGAACTTTAAAATTAACTCGTTCCTGATTTTACTTTTTCTTCCACTGTTCGCTCTATCCGCTCAAGAACAGAAGAAATCTGCGTTCTTAGGAAGTAGTCTCATCCACATGCCCAGTACCGAGGATGTCGGTAAAAATGGATTGGATTTTCGATTCAATCATCGTTTTGGAAACGCAAAATCCGCTTCCTACGATTTTTTAGGCTTGGATAACGGAGCCAATACGCAGCTCTCTCTCGATTACGGTCTTACCAATCGAATCACCATCGGAATAGCAAGGACTTCATTTCAAAAAACGTACGAAGCAAGAGGAAAAATTCGACTCATAACTCAAAACTCCAACTTTCCAGTTACTGTTAGTTTTTTCGGAGTTTTTGGTCAAGAAACGGCAAAACAAAACATATTCTACGGCCCTTATCTTAAAATTTCTAGCGGTTACCCCACAGTTGATTCCGAAGCGAATAAAAGATTAAATACGTACGAATTAAACTATTCGGATCGACAAAGTACCTTAGTTTCATTTTTGATTTCGAGAAGGTTTAGCGATTTCTTTTCTCTCCAACTTTCTCCGATGTTCGTTCATAGAAATTTCGTCAAAGAACATCTTTCCAACGACCGAACCGGATTGGACGTTTCCTTTAGGATCCATCTTTTTAAACGTCTGGATTTTACGTTCGGGACAATTTTCTCTCCAAAACGCGATTACATTGGTTATTCTTATTCCGAGGAAAGCAGAAAAACAAAGATCAACGGCGTAGAATATTCCGCTTCGGAAATCAACGATCTGATCGCAAATGGGAAGACGTTAGACGCCATTATAAATAACATTCTCTTTTCCAAACCCGTAGAATATATGTCCGTCCCTTTGAGTTTCGGCATAGACTTTGAAACGGGAGGACACGTATTTCAGTTGTTCGTTACAAATAGCAGATCCATCGCGCATACTCAATTGTTACGGGGAGCCGACTACGATTACTACAAAAAAGAATGGACTTTAGGCTTCAACATCCATCGTTATTTTTCTTTGCAAGACTCGGATAACTGA
- a CDS encoding YceI family protein → MICRRLLYVIFLIFLFVQFSSVQELGSEKKISEEWSVKETDIRFLSEAPQETIQGSLKKAEGRADLKSKTFFFQVDLNDLNVPNRLMNRHMHENYLETERFPNVIFQGNISKWNVSSKTVIVEGNITLHGITKKNVQVQGNFEEKGKDLLIRANFEILLSDFKIEIPKLVILKLNEKIQIETSILWQHKI, encoded by the coding sequence TTGATTTGTAGAAGATTATTATATGTTATTTTTCTAATTTTTCTGTTCGTACAATTTTCTTCCGTTCAAGAACTTGGTTCCGAAAAGAAAATCTCCGAGGAATGGAGCGTAAAGGAAACGGACATTCGTTTCTTAAGCGAGGCCCCTCAAGAGACGATTCAAGGCTCTTTGAAAAAAGCAGAAGGGAGAGCCGATCTGAAATCAAAAACGTTTTTCTTCCAAGTCGATCTTAACGACTTAAACGTTCCCAACCGGCTGATGAACCGTCACATGCACGAAAATTATCTGGAAACCGAACGTTTTCCGAATGTGATCTTTCAAGGAAACATTTCCAAATGGAACGTTTCTTCCAAAACCGTAATCGTCGAAGGGAATATCACCTTACACGGAATTACAAAAAAGAACGTTCAAGTTCAGGGTAATTTCGAGGAAAAAGGAAAAGATCTTTTGATTCGCGCAAATTTTGAAATTCTGCTAAGTGATTTTAAAATCGAAATTCCTAAATTAGTAATTTTGAAACTAAATGAAAAAATCCAAATCGAAACATCCATCTTATGGCAACATAAAATATGA
- a CDS encoding LIC11213 family lipoprotein, with protein MKKINKPFQFGILALYLCSFLWNCQSEKSSNKEDSLKLLAFLLNSMTPLKELTNADCTDPTPTFSTLNQAGTGSCSTCHNANNANAGFDVTSYNSVRNRVTVSDPKNSLLFQKINTGSMRVNNNDSINKAVFCWILKGANS; from the coding sequence ATGAAAAAAATTAATAAACCGTTCCAGTTTGGAATCTTGGCCCTTTACCTCTGTTCTTTCCTATGGAACTGCCAAAGCGAAAAAAGTTCGAATAAGGAAGATTCCTTAAAGCTTTTAGCTTTTCTATTGAACTCGATGACACCTTTGAAAGAACTCACAAATGCGGACTGCACCGATCCGACACCCACATTCTCCACCTTAAATCAAGCAGGAACGGGAAGCTGTTCCACTTGCCATAATGCAAACAATGCAAACGCCGGATTCGACGTCACTTCCTACAACTCGGTTCGAAATCGAGTGACAGTAAGCGATCCGAAAAACAGTCTTCTATTTCAAAAAATCAACACTGGTTCGATGAGAGTAAATAATAACGATTCCATCAATAAAGCCGTTTTCTGCTGGATCCTTAAAGGGGCCAACTCTTGA
- a CDS encoding methyl-accepting chemotaxis protein, which yields MLLFGSVLIPITVLVVLALINTKDRIEDIETIYEDRVIPLKQLKKISDLYAIFIVDCVHKVRSGTFTPEEGVANLDKATSGIQEEWSAYIGTYLVPEEEAIIQELNPLFVASNAAVAEARDLMINKDLQELESFADSRLYPRIDPVTEKIENLIQLQLKITDRIYIKAEKQFTFSWILLVSLSSITLIYIILIAVVYSIQLVKGLTTVSGAVKNADFSHPVEVEEDEKKKDELYLLLITFRLFQIKLKEMLNTIMDFSENLVAASEELSRSADHLSSNAQSESASIEEISASVEEISSGMEYVNRNAESQYVLISSFNGEMRELEGMISKVGDAVKNSLEKISDMYLKTDFGKKTMGDLSESMEKIESSSVEMQSITAIIKEISEKVNLLALNAAIEAARAGEHGRGFAVVASEITRLAEQTDSSAMTIEELIKTSNAEIETGRKIVENSVKVYAEVLGGLEHLKESSNQIVAIMELQQEKKEKIRSGIDQVDTKSEDIRNSVKEQKIAITETANAISNISTTVQSSAANSEEIAGSAISLLQIAKNLQETMNFLKG from the coding sequence ATACTTCTTTTTGGTTCTGTGCTGATACCGATCACGGTGTTGGTCGTATTGGCTTTAATCAATACGAAAGATAGAATCGAGGACATTGAAACGATCTACGAGGATCGTGTAATTCCTCTGAAACAATTAAAGAAGATATCGGACCTGTATGCGATTTTCATCGTAGACTGTGTTCACAAAGTAAGAAGTGGAACGTTTACACCGGAAGAAGGAGTCGCTAATCTTGATAAGGCGACTTCCGGAATTCAAGAGGAATGGAGCGCATACATTGGAACTTATCTTGTTCCTGAAGAAGAAGCCATCATCCAGGAGTTGAATCCTCTTTTTGTGGCTTCGAACGCCGCGGTAGCCGAGGCCAGGGACCTAATGATCAACAAAGACCTCCAGGAATTAGAGTCTTTTGCGGATTCCCGTTTGTATCCTAGGATCGACCCAGTAACAGAAAAGATCGAAAATCTGATACAGTTGCAACTGAAAATCACAGACAGAATATATATCAAAGCGGAAAAGCAATTCACTTTTAGTTGGATTTTACTCGTTTCCCTTTCCAGTATAACTTTGATTTACATCATTCTGATCGCGGTGGTGTATTCGATTCAATTAGTCAAAGGGCTTACTACCGTAAGTGGTGCGGTTAAAAATGCGGATTTTTCCCATCCGGTGGAAGTTGAAGAAGACGAAAAGAAAAAAGACGAACTTTATCTTTTACTAATTACTTTCCGTTTGTTTCAGATCAAGCTCAAAGAGATGCTCAACACGATCATGGACTTTTCGGAAAATCTTGTTGCTGCTTCTGAGGAACTTTCCCGTTCTGCGGATCACCTTTCTTCGAACGCACAATCCGAATCGGCTTCGATTGAGGAAATTTCCGCATCGGTGGAAGAGATTAGTTCCGGGATGGAATACGTAAATCGAAACGCGGAGTCTCAATATGTCTTGATTTCTTCATTTAACGGAGAAATGCGAGAACTGGAAGGAATGATTAGCAAGGTGGGAGATGCCGTAAAGAATTCTTTGGAAAAAATTTCGGATATGTATCTTAAAACCGATTTTGGTAAGAAGACGATGGGGGATCTTTCCGAAAGTATGGAGAAGATCGAAAGCAGCTCGGTCGAGATGCAGTCCATCACGGCGATTATCAAAGAAATATCAGAAAAAGTGAATTTACTTGCACTTAATGCTGCCATCGAAGCGGCGAGGGCTGGAGAACATGGCAGAGGGTTTGCAGTGGTGGCGAGCGAGATCACAAGACTTGCGGAACAAACGGATTCTAGTGCGATGACGATCGAGGAACTCATTAAAACGAGCAACGCGGAAATCGAAACTGGTAGAAAGATCGTTGAAAACTCTGTGAAAGTTTATGCCGAAGTTTTGGGCGGGTTGGAACATCTAAAAGAATCTTCCAATCAAATCGTAGCCATTATGGAACTTCAACAGGAGAAAAAGGAAAAAATTCGCTCCGGAATCGATCAGGTCGATACAAAGTCGGAGGACATTCGCAATTCTGTTAAAGAACAAAAGATTGCTATTACGGAAACTGCCAACGCAATTTCCAATATTTCCACTACAGTCCAAAGTAGCGCGGCCAACTCCGAAGAAATTGCCGGAAGTGCGATTAGTCTTTTGCAGATTGCAAAGAATCTTCAAGAGACAATGAATTTTCTAAAAGGCTGA
- a CDS encoding peroxiredoxin encodes MPQVTSLAPDFKAEAVLGKEIKEIKLSDYKGKWVVLFFYPLDFTFVCPTEIIEYDNKLPEFKKLGAEILGVSVDSAFTHLAWKNTPKKEGGIGDIKYPLIADLTKSISRDYNVLTDGGVALRGTFIIDPAGLIRQATINDLPVGRNIDEAIRLIKAFQFVEKHGEVCPANWDEGKKTMKADPEKSKDYFSAVN; translated from the coding sequence ATGCCACAGGTTACATCCCTAGCACCGGATTTTAAAGCAGAAGCTGTTCTTGGAAAAGAGATCAAGGAAATCAAACTTTCAGACTACAAAGGAAAATGGGTAGTGCTATTCTTTTACCCGCTTGACTTTACTTTCGTTTGTCCAACTGAGATTATCGAATACGATAACAAACTTCCGGAATTCAAAAAACTCGGAGCGGAAATACTGGGAGTTTCCGTGGATTCAGCTTTTACTCATTTAGCTTGGAAAAATACTCCTAAAAAAGAAGGTGGAATTGGAGACATCAAATACCCTCTGATTGCGGATCTTACTAAATCCATTTCCAGGGATTACAATGTTTTAACGGATGGTGGAGTGGCTTTAAGAGGAACTTTTATCATCGATCCAGCCGGTCTGATTCGTCAGGCGACTATCAATGATCTTCCCGTGGGACGTAATATTGACGAAGCGATCCGATTGATCAAAGCATTCCAATTTGTTGAAAAACACGGCGAAGTTTGCCCGGCAAATTGGGATGAGGGAAAGAAAACGATGAAAGCGGATCCGGAAAAATCTAAGGATTACTTCTCAGCGGTGAATTGA
- the sufB gene encoding Fe-S cluster assembly protein SufB, whose product MEQVLEKESIYENRYYRPDNFPKGLTRKVVESISHIKNEPGWLTEFRLKAFEIYEQKPMPTWGFFPNFNVDIDSYTHYIGSNQQKKKSWDEVDPEVLKSFERLGIPEHERKYLAGIEAMNDSETVYANVKKELTELGILFCDIDTAIREYPDIVRKYLGTVVSVGDNKFSALNSCVFSGGSFAFVPKGVKTPMPLQAYFKVTAASSGQYERTLLIADEGAEIEYSEGCSSVQDKGTNFHTAVVELIAHKNAKIFYTTIQNWKKNMYNWTVKRGLCHERGHITWTDVNIGANTIKYPGIVLQGDHSTGDVLSLAFAGGGQIQDTGARIIHVGKNTRSNILAKGVSLDGGINSYRGLVKFTSGSENSYSHVKCDGLMMDDRSQSHAYPYNDVSGQNGALNYEATVSRIDEDQLFYLQSRGLSEDDAKLLIINGFCEGVTKHLNVEYSVEMTRLIRMILEDGHVIQENNGSVVS is encoded by the coding sequence GTGGAACAAGTCCTGGAAAAAGAATCCATTTACGAAAATCGTTATTACCGTCCTGATAATTTCCCGAAAGGCCTTACGCGCAAAGTCGTAGAATCCATTTCTCATATCAAAAATGAACCTGGTTGGCTCACTGAATTTCGTCTTAAAGCTTTTGAAATTTATGAACAAAAACCAATGCCGACTTGGGGATTTTTTCCCAATTTCAACGTGGACATCGATTCTTATACGCACTATATAGGTTCCAATCAGCAGAAAAAAAAATCCTGGGATGAAGTGGATCCGGAGGTTCTTAAATCCTTTGAACGTCTTGGAATTCCGGAACACGAACGTAAGTATCTCGCCGGAATTGAAGCGATGAACGATTCCGAAACTGTTTACGCTAATGTTAAAAAAGAATTAACCGAGCTCGGGATTCTTTTCTGTGACATAGATACTGCGATCCGCGAATATCCCGACATCGTAAGAAAGTATCTCGGGACGGTTGTGAGTGTGGGAGATAACAAGTTTTCCGCTTTGAACAGTTGTGTTTTTTCTGGCGGTTCTTTCGCTTTTGTTCCTAAAGGAGTAAAAACTCCGATGCCTCTTCAAGCATATTTTAAAGTGACTGCGGCTTCTTCGGGTCAGTACGAAAGGACTCTTTTAATTGCGGACGAAGGTGCGGAGATCGAATATTCCGAAGGTTGTTCTTCGGTTCAGGATAAAGGTACCAATTTTCACACTGCGGTTGTAGAGCTTATCGCTCATAAAAACGCGAAGATCTTTTATACAACGATCCAAAATTGGAAGAAGAATATGTACAACTGGACCGTCAAACGCGGATTATGCCATGAAAGAGGACATATCACTTGGACTGATGTGAATATCGGTGCGAATACGATCAAATACCCTGGAATCGTCCTTCAAGGGGATCATTCCACGGGAGATGTCCTTTCTCTTGCATTTGCGGGAGGTGGGCAGATCCAAGATACCGGGGCGAGAATCATTCATGTCGGTAAAAATACTCGAAGTAATATATTAGCAAAAGGTGTTTCTCTCGATGGAGGAATCAATTCCTATAGGGGACTTGTTAAGTTCACCTCCGGATCGGAGAATTCTTATTCTCATGTGAAATGTGACGGTCTGATGATGGACGATCGTTCTCAGTCTCACGCCTATCCTTATAATGACGTTTCCGGCCAAAATGGAGCCTTAAATTATGAGGCTACCGTTTCCAGAATCGACGAAGATCAACTTTTTTATCTCCAATCCAGAGGTTTGTCGGAAGATGATGCAAAACTTCTGATCATCAACGGATTTTGTGAGGGTGTGACGAAACACTTGAATGTGGAATATTCTGTGGAAATGACACGTTTGATCCGTATGATTCTTGAAGACGGCCACGTGATTCAAGAAAACAACGGTTCTGTAGTAAGTTAA